The Gasterosteus aculeatus chromosome 17, fGasAcu3.hap1.1, whole genome shotgun sequence genome includes a window with the following:
- the LOC120835666 gene encoding uncharacterized protein LOC120835666 — protein MGSGGSCEYSREEYDSYALKLYEIASEDSSLLPDVGLDGSLLKYSGLKSNAELRSYSDGLVKQVPDLVKKLGSILGSYTGFTNAVGLGALMIAMIIDIGMKNLSATSDGFLKAFGEEKASGVRDTVSEYVKRHQMYLTDNRHLQGELERLESQLSNHLTILRNSLLLDGQMRSRGLKIWVNGASFHVQMLIHEARLNHTTGISSKDYVQIIQRALTTYLQDLDQLLEKHRAQLVKNTYFYYCPKCCGTACCGQWLPCITRVMSYRKDPCAYGRKLYVSDRPGLLDSYMNQVFSKFKPLSGLKSHFSDIKTNLKHHINQHESFTLPSAG, from the coding sequence ATGGGCTCCGGAGGCTCCTGTGAATACTCACGAGAGGAATACGACAGCTATGCCCTCAAGCTTTATGAAATAGCCTCTGAGGATTCATCCCTCTTACCAGATGTAGGCCTAGATGGGTCTCTGCTGAAGTATTCTGGTTTGAAGTCCAACGCTGAGCTGCGGAGCTATTCTGATGGTCTGGTCAAACAGGTTCCAGATCTCGTCAAGAAGTTGGGATCTATTTTGGGTTCCTACACTGGATTCACAAATGCTGTTGGACTCGGAGCATTGATGATTGCCATGATCATAGATATAGGCATGAAGAACCTCTCTGCAACGTCTGATGGGTTCCTGAAAGCATTTGGTGAAGAGAAGGCCTCAGGAGTCCGGGACACTGTGTCGGAGTATGTGAAGCGCCATCAGATGTACCTGACTGATAACCGACACCTACAGGGTGAACTAGAGAGACTGGAGAGTCAGCTGAGCAACCATCTCACCATCCTCAGAAACTCCCTGCTGCTTGACGGACAGATGAGGAGCCGTGGGTTGAAGATCTGGGTGAATGGAGCCTCCTTCCACGTCCAGATGTTGATCCATGAGGCTCGACTGAATCACACGACTGGCATCAGTTCAAAGGACTATGTTCAAATCATCCAACGGGCCCTCACTACGTATCTACAGGACCTGGATCAGCTGCTGGAGAAACACAGGGCTCAGCTAGTCAAAAATACTTATTTCTATTATTGTCCAAAGTGCTGTGGAACAGCGTGCTGTGGACAATGGCTTCCATGTATAACTCGTGTCATGAGCTATAGGAAGGATCCATGTGCTTACGGTCGTAAACTGTACGTCTCTGATAGACCTGGATTGTTAGATTCTTATATGAATCAGGTTTTCTCTAAATTTAAACCACTTTCCGGTTTAAAGAGTCACTTTTCAGACATCAAGACCAACCTCAAACATCACATCAACCAACACGAGTCATTCACTCTGCCGTCTGCTGGATAG
- the uqcc1 gene encoding ubiquinol-cytochrome c reductase complex assembly factor 1 — protein MYRRPLQSASRAAIKATASRPAGGKVLLQEASGSFPRASAACRLARAPPSRLTAYRTLHIGTQLCNVKETRQHAEEEVGAFTKLIEAMGFTGTLKYNKWKIKIAALRMYTCCVERINYDDFFDKCSLPDTLNSWFLVAQLHVWMCLVRMRQEGREGKYMCRYIVHSMWEDVEQRSKIMGIDASHRKEGLKSMTETFYAAIFGYDEGILSDDGVLAAALWRNLFNCECDDPRQLELMVGYVRKQMQYIDALDGDDLILTGEVKWRPLVEENAQSILKVATPTYNDTGL, from the exons ATGTATCGGCGGCCGCTGCAGTCCGCCTCCAGGGCGGCTATTAAAGCCACGGCGTCCCGGCCCGCCGGCGGAAAG GTGCTCCTTCAGGAAGCGTCAGGAAGTTTCCCCAGAGCTTCTGCAGCCTGCCGGCTGgccagagcccccccctcccgtctaaCAGCCTATCGGACGCTGCACATCGGCACTCAG CTGTGCAACGTGAAGGAGACGCGTCAGCACGCGGAGGAGGAGGTCGGCGCCTTCACCAAGCTCATCGAGGCCATGGGCTTCACGGGAACGCTGAAATACAACAAATGG AAAATCAAGATCGCTGCGTTGcgcatgtacacctgctgtgtCGAGAGGATCAACTACGACGACTTCTTTGACA AGTGCTCCCTCCCCGACACACTCAACTCCTGGTTCTTGGTAGCGCAGCTACACGTGTG GATGTGTTTGGTGCGTATGCGTCAGGAGGGCAGAGAAGGGAAGTACATGTGCCGTTACATCGTCCACTCCATGTGGGAGGACGTGGAGCAGAGGAGTAAGATCATGGGG ATCGATGCCAGCCACAGGAAGGAGGGATTGAAGTCCATGACGGAGACGTTCTACGCCGCCATCTTTGGATACGACGAG GGCATCCTGTCGGATGACGGCGTGCTGGCTGCGGCTCTGTGGAGGAACCTCTTCAACTGCGAGTGTGACGACCCTCGGCAGCTGGAGCTCATGGTGGGATACGTACGCAAGCAG aTGCAGTACATTGACGCTCTGGATGGGGACGATCTGATCTTGACTGGGGAGGTGAAgtggcgccccctggtggaggaGAACGCTCAGAGCATCCTGAAGGTGGCCACGCCCACCTACAACGACACCGGACTTTGA